In Oscillospiraceae bacterium, one genomic interval encodes:
- the grpE gene encoding nucleotide exchange factor GrpE, with amino-acid sequence MSEKLNEEINEQVSSEEAEKAPEKKKKKSKQEQINEKLKEEQDKYLRLYAEFDNFRKRTIKEKEALYASCVCDTVTAILPVLDSLDRAASSEGDAESVRKGMEMVLKQAQNCLNNLKVEEIPTDTGFDPNFHNAVMHIDDDSLEAETIVEVFQKGYKIGDKVIRHSMVKVAN; translated from the coding sequence ATGAGTGAAAAGCTTAACGAAGAGATTAACGAGCAAGTAAGCTCTGAAGAAGCAGAAAAAGCTCCCGAAAAAAAGAAAAAGAAAAGTAAGCAGGAGCAGATAAACGAAAAGCTTAAGGAAGAACAGGATAAATACTTAAGACTTTATGCTGAGTTTGATAATTTCCGTAAGCGTACAATAAAGGAAAAGGAAGCTTTGTATGCAAGCTGTGTTTGCGATACTGTTACGGCAATTCTTCCTGTGTTGGACAGTCTTGACAGAGCGGCATCAAGCGAAGGCGATGCAGAGTCTGTAAGAAAAGGAATGGAAATGGTTTTAAAGCAGGCTCAAAATTGTCTGAACAATTTAAAGGTAGAGGAAATTCCCACCGATACAGGCTTTGACCCTAATTTCCACAATGCAGTTATGCATATTGATGATGATAGCTTAGAAGCTGAAACGATAGTCGAGGTATTCCAAAAAGGCTATAAAATCGGAGATAAGGTAATAAGACATTCTATGGTTAAGGTAGCTAATTGA